The following is a genomic window from Fluviispira vulneris.
ACACTCTGTTTCTGCTCTCTTCTCTTGTCAAATAACTTCTCTTTGCTTCACTCGGTCTTTCCTTTTTCAGAGAGACTTCGCTAGCAGCGAGAATCTTTAGCTACACAACCCACATTCGGTTGTCAAATGATTCGCAAGAAAAAACTTAAAAAAAATTAAGTTACTAAAATCACAGACATTTGATAATGCCTTTTATTTTTGCTTTCCCTACTGGGAGTTCAAAAATAAAAAAATTCCGTGTGCTGTTAGGTTCAAATCAAAATACAGAGGAAATTTAAATATATCTTCTGAAACTGTCAACCTATATTAGATAAAAATATTCATTTAAATATAGGAATGTAAATAAAATTAAATTATTATATATAACTAAAATATTAAAACTGACCAAATTTTTTAATTAATTATAAAATTATTTTTTAATATTTATATGTATTTTTTAAAATCAGATATACGTTTAGCGGCTTCTTCAATTCTTTTAATATCTTGAGTTAAAGATGCTCTAAAATATCCAGGGCAACCAAAACCACTGCCAGGCACACATAAAACTCCTTTCGTAACTAACGTCTCGCAAAAGGCGCGATCATCTGGAATAGGAGATTTTGGGAATACAAAGAATCCTGCAGCAGGTTGAATTGTTTTTATCCCGGCTTCAGATAAGATTTGGATAAATTTATTTACTCGTTTTTCATAAATCTGAACATCTACACGCGCGTTATAAACAAGGGGTAGAATTCTCTGCATCAGTCTTGGCGCACCAACATACCCTAAACAGCGTGCAGAGTTACGTAATGCATTGATAAAACCCAATTTTGTCTTATCTTCACTCCATGCAATAAAGCCTATTCGTTCACCAGCAAGGCCAATGTCTTTTGAAAAGGAACGGATCAACCAACTGTATCTATACCTTTCTAAAATTGACGGAATGGTTTTTTCATGAAAAACGATTCTACTATAAGGTTCATCCGAAATAAGTTGAATGCATTGCCCCGTTTTTTTTCTTCGCTCTTCAAGGATCATAACAATCCCATCAATTGTTTCTTTGCTATAGAGAACACCAGAAGGATTATTTGGGCTATTAATCAAAACTACTTTAGTTTTTTCTGTAATTTTGTCGCGAAATTCATCTAAATTTGGTTCATGAAAATCATTTGAGCACACAACAATCGGTTTTGCATTATAATTAGTAATATAGGGAATATATTCTGGGAAATAAGGAGCGAAGACAATTGCTTCATCCCCTTGGTCTAAAAATATGCGTAAAAGAATATGAATTCCACCTGCAGCACCAACCGTTAAGTATACTGTCTCCTCATTTATTTTTACATTCTCACTTTTAGACAATTCTTGGGCAAGAAACTTTCTCACGTCAAGCAGTCCAGCAAAATCCATGTATCGATGAGAACCTTTTTCGTGTTTTTCTAAAACATTTATAATTGAGCTCGTAACTATTTCTGGCGGTTCTAAATCTGGATTGCCTAACGATAAATCAATTAAATCCGTTTGTGGATTTTCTTGCAGCAGTTTTTGCCCCAACATGAACATTCTTCGAATGTCTCCACCGACATTTGAAAGTTCATTAAATTTTTTTGCGTAAAGAATTTGCAAGTCAAAATTATCATTTTGCTTCATCTATGCATTCCTCTAAATTAAAAATCAATTATTCATAAAAACTCTGGTACAATATCTAATATGATTTCTTAAATATAATAAATCAAGAACATTTATCTTTGATTCATGAATTTTTTTTTAATTTTATAATAAAAATTTGATAAAAAATAAATATATATTTATAAATTAATTATATTATAAAATTATAAATTATAATATCCCATGAGAATAATGATTAGCTTTGCATTTATAAGAAAAAAATGTACTTTAAAACTGCAAAATGTGTTTATTTTGCCATTATAAGAAAATATTTATGCTAAAATATCTATTAGTTATGTAAAGTAAAATATAAAGGGATATGTATCCAATGAAAATAGCAGTTTTTGATTTTGATGGAGTGATTGCTGACAGTCGTATGGCTATTTTTGAAGCATTTAAAGAGATCTCCATAAGAAAAAAAATGCCACTCATAACTAGCGATGAAATCTTCAATTTAAGCATTAAGCAAATATTGAGCAAATATAAAATTCGCTGGTATCAAATCCCTCATTATTTAAATTTATCTCGTCAAATTATTTTTCTAAATAGAGATCTCATAACTTTAGATCAACAAATTATTAAAATGTTTGAAAATATAAATTTTGAAAATATAAAGTTCGTTATTTTATCATCAAATTCTAACAATCTAATAAATGAATTTGTCCAAAAAAACCTTCCTGATATAAAATTCACAGAGGTTATTGGAGGCGTATCTCTCTTTGGCAAATCAAGAAAAATAAAACAATTAGCTAAACGATATTCAAAAAATAAAAATGATTTCATTTATATTGGTGATGAAGTCAGAGATATTATAGCAGCAAGAAGAGCTGCTATTAAATCAGTTGCAGTATTATGGGGTAAGGAAAGCGAAAAACTTCTGACTCAAGAAAAACCTAATTATATTGCTAAATCAGGTTATGATCTTGCACAGATTCTTAATAAATTTGCTCAAGAATAATATTAATATTCAAAAATTATTTCCAAGTATTCATAATTTGAGATATGAATACTTGGAAATTTTTTCTAAAAACAATCTCGTAACTAAGTTAACTACACTTACTAACCAAGTAAACGAAGCGCAGCTGCTGGAGATTGATTTGCTTGAGTCAACACAGCCACACCAGCTTGTTTTAAAATGTTACTTTGAGCATACCGTGTCGTTTCTTCAGCAAAATCTGTATCACGGATGCGGCTATTCGCAGCAGAAAAATTCTCACTCATAATTGCCAAATTGCTCACAGTAGAACCAAGTCGACTTTGGATCGCACCGAGATCTGCGCGAAATCCTGCAAGTTGATTAATAGCATCGTCAATTTTAGAAATTGAGCGTTGTGCTCTGTGCTTTGAAGCCAATGGATCACTCGGATCATCAATAAACACACCAATGGAGTCAAGTGTTTCATCATTTCCGCGCCCTAAATTAAGACCAACTGTACTCGTATCAATTTGATCAAATTTAATACGGATAATGTTGACAGGATTTCTGCCAAATGGATCATCTAGATCAGGTTTATCAACTCCTTCATACCAGTTTTTACCAACTTGAACTTCGAATGGAGGTACGTTTGTTCTTTCGAGCATTTTTTTATCAGG
Proteins encoded in this region:
- a CDS encoding flagellin N-terminal helical domain-containing protein, producing MGLRIQTNIQSLNSQRALSISTAANDLSIEKLSSGFRINKSSDDAAGLAISEKIKADIRGLNMAKRNANDGISLVQVAEGGMNEIGNILTRLRELSVQGASDTIGNNERNFINKEYTALKDEIDRITNSTEFNGSLLLIGKDADDKIPDKKMLERTNVPPFEVQVGKNWYEGVDKPDLDDPFGRNPVNIIRIKFDQIDTSTVGLNLGRGNDETLDSIGVFIDDPSDPLASKHRAQRSISKIDDAINQLAGFRADLGAIQSRLGSTVSNLAIMSENFSAANSRIRDTDFAEETTRYAQSNILKQAGVAVLTQANQSPAAALRLLG
- a CDS encoding HAD hydrolase-like protein produces the protein MKIAVFDFDGVIADSRMAIFEAFKEISIRKKMPLITSDEIFNLSIKQILSKYKIRWYQIPHYLNLSRQIIFLNRDLITLDQQIIKMFENINFENIKFVILSSNSNNLINEFVQKNLPDIKFTEVIGGVSLFGKSRKIKQLAKRYSKNKNDFIYIGDEVRDIIAARRAAIKSVAVLWGKESEKLLTQEKPNYIAKSGYDLAQILNKFAQE
- a CDS encoding pyridoxal phosphate-dependent aminotransferase, translating into MKQNDNFDLQILYAKKFNELSNVGGDIRRMFMLGQKLLQENPQTDLIDLSLGNPDLEPPEIVTSSIINVLEKHEKGSHRYMDFAGLLDVRKFLAQELSKSENVKINEETVYLTVGAAGGIHILLRIFLDQGDEAIVFAPYFPEYIPYITNYNAKPIVVCSNDFHEPNLDEFRDKITEKTKVVLINSPNNPSGVLYSKETIDGIVMILEERRKKTGQCIQLISDEPYSRIVFHEKTIPSILERYRYSWLIRSFSKDIGLAGERIGFIAWSEDKTKLGFINALRNSARCLGYVGAPRLMQRILPLVYNARVDVQIYEKRVNKFIQILSEAGIKTIQPAAGFFVFPKSPIPDDRAFCETLVTKGVLCVPGSGFGCPGYFRASLTQDIKRIEEAAKRISDFKKYI